The Doryrhamphus excisus isolate RoL2022-K1 chromosome 22, RoL_Dexc_1.0, whole genome shotgun sequence genome segment GGCAACCATGCCTACATGAACCAGTCGCCCCAGTACTCTATGCAGATGGGCATGATGGGAACGCAGCCATACCCCCAGCAGCCCATGCAGGCTCCGCCACATGGCAACATGGTGTACACTCCGGCTGGTCACCATGGTTACGTGAACACGGGCATGTCCAAGCAATCGCTGAAAGGGCCTTTCATCAGGCGGTAACCCTGATGCACTGATCTGGCcttctgtttttcttttcgCGCGCGTGTGTGCTCTCCGATTTTCATTTGATTTGTTCTTAAAGCGACGAAACCAGCAGCAGCACTTGGAAAGAATGCAAACATTTTCATCCACTTTAAAGCTAATGTTTTCAAACCAATTTAAAGAGAAAGTATTTTTGTTCCTCTCGAGACGGGAAAGCCTTACGTCGTAGTGATGACGATGACGACATTTTATTTAACGAGGCGGGTTTCCGAGGCTCCCGAGGTTGGGCGTCATCAGTGCTCTTGCAGTCGTGTAGCAGCCTCCACTCAAGCCATTTAATGTGCCTGCTGCAAGTGGAACCTGTTCAGTGTACCTGTCTAACAGTGCTGACAATTAGTTTGTACGATATTCATTGCCtttgtatatttaaattattgtaCGTATTTTGTAAAGTGGCAACTCTAGCATGCTTGGGTCTCCGTTAGTGACAGTGCATTGAGTACTACTGTACAAGTGTCGTGCTTAATAGCCAAGCCATTTTAAAGATATCGGGCCTTTCGTTAGGTTTTCCCTGCAAAGGGAGAAAGATGAAACTATATTTTGTTAATtctaataatgtacaaaaaaaaaaccccacaacatATGTAAACTTTAGTCCTGTTTTCTGTTGCGCTTTGAGAGGATTTATcgctatatgtatgtataattcTGAAGTCTTTTTGTAACAGATCTCCTTCAGGCAGCTTTCTGTTTAATAAAGCAGACTGATTTCTGTCCAAATATTCAAGTGCTTGTTTGTACTCTAAATTTCAAAACTAAATGCTgatagaataataaaaaaaatgtagtccAAAGTCGCTGTTTTGCATAAGGTTTTACATGCATGTAACGTCTTTCATAATTTTACCCTGAAGATTCAGAATGAGACGAGAATCACATTTGGAATCCAGGTATCCTTTAGCTCATCTCTTgttgctcattttttttctatttgctGACTCTCTTCTTTCCGTCGTTGCAGGAGGAGCTCATCCAGCGCCCTCAGCTGCTTCAGAAAGCCCCAGTTGGGCATGATCCTCCTGCGCGTCTTTACATGCTCCATGGCGTCCACCAGCGTCATATCCTGGAAGATCATCAGGTAGGCGAGGAACAACGTGGCCGAGCGACTCCTCCCCATCACGCAGTGAACTAGCAGTTTGtctgcaggtacacacacaacAGAACTCTATGCCTTTTGAATGTAACGCGTGACAAAAAGCTGCAAGGTGCCTGGTAGGCTACATTGTCGACAATAATGCATTTTGAGTGTAGTTATTATGATTGTTTATTTTAGTTGCTGCAAGTTGTGAACATTTTTGCCACTCCTTATTAacttaattgtaaaaaatatattttctgagATGCTGTGACATGACGTTAAAAAGGttattcatgctggaaaaccctccaatgtggctgaattacaacaattctgcaaagatggcCGGACCAAAATTTGCTGTAAGAGACACTCAATTGCCATTTTTGCCGCTAAGGGTcccccaaccagttattagtcTTACAtggaatcactttttccacacagggccaggtaagtaataaaaagtttcatttaaaaacagcattttgtgcTCAATCGTGTAGTTATTGatgaataatacatataatatatacaatatagtgTCTTGGGTAACGTCCTCCGCCCACTTGTATTACAACAAAATGACCCCGCCCCAACCTTAAATTAATGACTAATTTTGTATCGTTATTAGCTATTTTTGGGCCCCCTGGCAGTTAGAGGACCTTAGAACTGTCCGGACCGTCCCGTCTTATAAGGCACCCCTCATgaagaataaatttaaaaagcataaaatCCAAATCGGAGCATTACTGTATGCTTACATAATGTAAATGCTAATAActgctacatactgtattggtTAAAAGGCTCTACTTTACAGTAAAGAACGacttatgtacaaaaaaaaaaacttaacagCTAAAAATAGATTTAAGTGGGACTTCTAAATctattatgattttaaaaaattaaaaaaaaattgtttatagTTCTTCCACAAAAGGTgatgcaattaaaaataattacagaaCAGAAAAAGCCAGActaatttttcaaaagtaaACCCTCTGTGATCCTCAACTTTGATACTTTTGTTTCTGTACTTAAATGTACAGCAAAAATATTACCAAACTTGTTTGaatttacagtaaaaatgataaaaagaattgaatgaaaaaaaattaacaagtaaacaaaaactCTACAGTCCTTTACTGTAAAAGTAGATTTAAttggtgctttaaaaaaaataatcctaaaaataacttcataaaaaatgtttcatataAAAAACACCTTCAGGCTCTTTAATAGTTTTATGACTTATCATTTGAACTTAATTAGCATAAATTTTCTTACTGCGGGGGTCGCTTAGGGCCTCTTGAATGAACTGTGCTGCAGAGAAAAAATACTGGCTTAGGTCGAAAGTCGGAGTGTCTGCCGCCAGCACACCGTGGTAGACCACGCCCATGTCGCTATAGTAACCGGCTCCCGTGTCCACGTTGTTCCACGTGCCCTCTGCTGCGTTCAAGACATGCGTAATTCCCAGGCTCTTCAGCTTCATCTTATTCTTTGCCGAGTCCCTGTCATGGTTGATGTCGTGTCAGTCCAGTTTTTATTCCTTTCAGGGGCGTGTTGGTTTACTTACTCGTCACCGATGTAGACCTGAGGCCACACCTCGCTGCAGGGGGTGTAGGCCGGGCAGCCACGGTTGAGGATTTTATCCAGTTCATAACCGCTGGGTGTCACGTATTCGTTTCTGGTCTCGGAGGTAGCCTGCTTCCTTTCACACATCATTTATTTACTTGCTGCTTCTTATATAAACGCCAAAAAAGAAAAGCCTCTGGCGGCCTGGCGGCCTTTTTTTAAGACAGGACGTGCGAAGGCTTCCTGAAGGGAAAGATTGTGTAACTGCTGCTGTGACGGCCGTCAAATGGTAGAGTTTATTTTTAGGGCTGTGATGTGGCTAGCGTCCCTGACCTTAGCCGCCGCGCTGGAAAACTTCCACTGAGCCACCCCGCCTCCAAGCATGCTGCGCTAATCTTCACTGCTGGCAGGATGCACACACACTCCtgacactcaaaatgtatgccCATCATCTGCAGTCTGCAGATTCTCTTTTATGTGTGTTCGAAACTACCCAAAGGTCCAGCAGCTAGCATGTAACGCtacaaattattacattattacatattatcatgaatgtatCTGTTACTCAATGTCAcaacatggatataaaacctGGTTGGAGGTTTTTTGGATGGCTTTATACTTCAAGACCCATGACGGTCTTTGTTAGCTTCCTCATGCTAACTGTTCATTTCTCTTTAGAATCCACAgaaaaggattgtgaatgatgggaaaaaaaaaacaaacaaaaaaaactgcagtttccTTAACTTTAACCGACATCAAAGACGtagtatttcttgaattcaatagtattTCGCACAAAACGTCGGCACTTAGAACTTTCTTtgactccattttgggttattttgcagccgtgatccaAAGAAAAGTAGAAACTTTTGATGATAAACtctataaaactataattgtaaaaatataaaaacatgttttagcaTTCTGGAATGtgttaattggatttatattatttctaaaGCTGACTCGGTTAGAgtacatgtggaactgattattgacgctaaccaaggttccgctgtttcttaaacaaaaattgctgaatttgcAATTTtgacactcaaaatgtatgccCATCATCTGCAGTGTTGAGattttcttttctgtgtgttcgaAACTACCGAAATGTAACGCTACCCGCTGCATTTGACTGTCCAGCAGCTAGCACGTAAcgctaaaaatgataaaaatactgtaagtattacatattatcatgaatgtatCTGTTACTCAATGTCAcaacatggatataaaacctGGTTGGAGGTTTTTTGGATGGCTTTATACTtcaaataggtgtgtcccgtgACGTGCTTTGTTAGCTTTCTCATGCTAACTGTTCATTTCTCTTTAGAATCCACAgaaaaggattgtgaatgaatgcaaaaaaaaacccaaaaactgcAGTTTCCTTAACTTTAACCGACATCAAAGacgtagtatttttttaattcaatagtgtttcgcACTTTCTTCATCAAAATTTCGTCACTTtgactccattttgggttattttgcagccgtgatccaAAGAAAAGTAGAAACTTTTTGATGAGAAACTCTATAAaactattattgtaaaattataaaaacatgttttagcaTTCTGGAATGtgttaattggatttatattatttctaaaCCTGACTCGGTTAGAgtacatgtggaactgattattacgctaaccaaggttccgctgttttcttaaacaaaaattgctgaatttgcatattttatgatGTATTTCCTTAAAATACacttcatatattttatatatggaGGAAGAGACGATGAAAACAGACAAGAATGGACATGGCAATGTATTGAGCCCagcaaaatgatcaaatttGTTGTCATTTATAGTGTGATTAAGTAATTAGTTATCAGTTAATTAATCTATTAGAGTCCTTACAAGAATCTTTTTTCTGAACAATGTTTTAATCTTGCGACATATTGTGGCACACCCCTAATTTTCAATACTAATTTCAAAAAGCCATAAACCATAAGGGTTGCACGGTGtgcgagtgattagcgcgcaggcctcacagctaggacacccgggttcaattccaccctcggccaactctgtgtggagtttgcatgcgtgggtttttttccgggtactccggtttcctcccacattccaaaaacatgctaggttaattagcgactccaaattgtccataggtatgaatgtgagtgtgaatggttgtttgtctatatgtgccctgtgattggctgactggccaccagtccagggtgtaccccgcctgggataggctccataagcggtagaaaatgaatgaatgactgatattggatggactagtggttagcacgcaggcctcacagctaggagatccaagttcaattccacaataaATAACCCATAAGTTCATGCTGTAATAAACTGTAATGCAACTGTTATGCACGGATAAGTAAAAACAGTCGCTATATAAGAAGGTGAAATGAGTAAATGCTTCCTTAGCGTCGAGGCAGGCTgtagtgggggggggcaagataGAAGTGAAACGTGTCAGACTTGACAGATGAGCCCTTTCATAAATGGGTAGTTGGTGAATGAACCTGAGCGGTGGCACGGTGCGGCACGTAACATGTCAGACGGACTTTTCACACGGTCACATCTTCCCCCCAGCTGCCCATCATTCATTCTGACAGCGGAATGGTTAAAGCTGTGATATCCaattctttttattttgacGGCGTGTGGAGAACATCTCTTATTAAGTCGCCTCTTCATCTCGCGCTTTCAAAGTCCGACCTGATTCTGTACACAAGgcgtatttttttttgctatatgAAAAGCCGCTACTTTGACAAATGGGAATAAATAAACTCAAGTCTGGTTTATTTATAGGAACCCTGCGCTTGTTGATGGGGTGCCTTTTGGACACTTGTCTGTCACTTGCTGGTTTTTTTGCTAATCCACTTCAAGTCTGAGGAAAGAGCTCTGCTCTCAAGACGGCATCAAACTCGCGTAGCTGCTCCAGAAAAACCCACGTTTCTGTGTCGCTGTGTGCTCTGTATAGCTTTAGTGAAGGATAGTCCTTCCTTGATCATGAGGAAGGCCGGCAACAGGGTCGCCGAGGGACTGATTCCCCAAGCACAGTGCACCAGTACTCAGTACCTGGACCGCAATGACCGCATTTTCTGTGAGATCTGTTTTTGCagttcttcgggcgagagactggtgcccagccaatcacaggacacatatagacaaacaaccattcacactcacattcatacctatggacaatttggaagtggctaattaacctagcatgtttttggaatgtgggaggaaaccggagtacccggggaaaaaaaaaaaactccacacagatatggcagagggtggactcgaactccggtctcctagctgtgaggcctaggcgctaaccactcatccaccatgcagccccatataacatatattattaattgatttgcgaaaaaaaacatatatagtgagggagtgatgATAGGATGActatactacattcacaattttaatgtatcttCTTATtggcttatatttgtatttgatagttaatttttatgcttgaaaaataacatacaatatGCTTacatatgaattttttttttttttttttactaataataggctgtgtTCAACcagggtggactcgaactcaggtctcctagctgtgaggcctaggcgctaaccactcccccaccatgcagccccatataACATATAGTAATAATTGATTTTAAAGAGGTATGACACACGAGGTCATGTTGTACTTATCATGCTTATCATACTCTCTTTTGATTTGTTCGTATGTACGTTTTTACATCATCCAGAAGTAATCCAAAAAGTATTATGAGTGTTAAAAACGTCGCTGTTGATGGTATAGAATTACAAAAAATCGTAATGGATGGTAACCAAACATGATGGTTTCATTGGACAATATTTGTGATTCCTCGGTGGATCGTACGAAGTATTGGAGACGTACTTTTTGTCACTAATTCTGTTGGGTACATAATGCGTAATTACGCTATGCAACCAAAGAACAAACTTCGGATTTTGAACATAAGTTGATTTTGAGCATTCTTGCATAAGGACCTTTTTAAAAAGAGTCTTTATGCGTTGTGTACAAATTGCGTAATTGAATCAGGATTGAGCTAGCATAGgcaagaattttttttctattgatattgaattaaaaatgaaaaattttgactCTCTTGGATAATGGCTCATCAAAACATTGTCCGAACATTCCTGATTCTTTAATTTCATTCTACTTCCAAGCCAGGAACATCACTTCTCTAAGTCCACCCTTCGCGCCTCGCCGCCCCTTGGTGGCACTGCAATTGTTCATCGAGCTCTCGCAGCTGCTGCAGGAAGCCGGCGTTTGGCGAGATGTTTCGGTTGGCGCCGACGGCCTTGATGGCCTCTGGGAGCGTCATCTTCTCGTGGATCATGAGGTAGGCCACGACCAGTGTGGCTGAGCGGCTGAGGCCCATGGCGCAGTGGACCAGTACCCGACCTAGAAAACAAACGAGTTAACGTCTTAGTCTTGTCAGGAATAATCCAGAGGCCAGTTGATCAACCACAAGTCAAATTTTTGTATTCGTTATTCCGACAACTTATATCGTCACGGACTGTAGACTGATTTTAATTATGCGACATCATGACATCTGTAAGAAAAGTAGGAAAAAAATTCTACATTTCTACATAAAATTCTACATTTCCTTGTACGATTTTTTTGTTGGCTAGCAGGCTACTTTCCGGTTCACGGAAACGTAAGGCATTTGATTATCTAAAATGTCGTATTTGTGTGTCAACGACAACGTACAACCTTACGAATTAGACCGATTTTTAATTAGCAGTAGATAAATAACATGAGTAATAACGTAAAACGAGAAAGCTAATTAATCAAACAGGGTCACTCGACACTGTATTTGTTAGATTTTTGTTTGcgcttgttagctagctgatTACTTCCTGATTTAAGAGAAACGGCTGTACGAAGATTTGGACGAGTCGAAGGAGAAAATGGTGACTGAAACTGCGTTTTCCGAATCCAAATCTCTCACGGGAATTGGTTCTATagtgttttggttaacaacgTTGATCAACCACaggtcaaattttttttatttgttattccgACAACTTATTATTGTCACGGACTGTAGACTGATTTTAATTATGCGGCATCATGACATCTGTAAGAAAAGTAggaaaaaaatttacatttccCTGTACGATTtttttgttagctagcaggctacatTCCGGTTCACGGAAACGTAAGGCATTTGATTATCTAAAATGGTATATTTGAGTGTCAAGGACAACGTACAAACTTACGAATTGACAAAGTAGACCGATTTTTAATTAGCAGTAGATAAATAACATGAGTAATAACATAAAACGACAAAGCTAATTAATCAAACTGGGTCACTCGACAATGTATTTGTTCGATTTTTTGTTTGcgcttgttagctagctgatTACTTCCTGATTTAAGAGATTCGGACGCGTCAAAGGAGAAAATGGTGACTCAAACTGCGTTTTCCGAATCCAAATCTCTCACGGGAATTGGTTCTATagtgttttggttaacaacgTCGATCCAAACATGGCCGATACTTGTTGTTGTGGTTCTCTGCTCACTTCCTGTGGATCACCCGGCAGCTCAGCCAGCCTCCGTCACCATCCACGTCTTCGTTTACAACTCCGCTACAACGGGATTATTTCAGCCAACTTTAGTCTAACTGACTAATTTGTGACTTCTTCTGTGGATTAAAAGTCACACGCGTCACGGCGACAGCGAGGAGAAAGGAGGAGGGGACTCCTAACTCCCCAAGAaagcctcccccccccccctccacccgacgtgttgcatcaaatgtttctaCACACGGTAATCCTCGCTGCCTTATCGGCGGGCACGAGGATTAGGGCGCACAGGAGCGCGTAATTGAAC includes the following:
- the LOC131109456 gene encoding dual specificity phosphatase 29-like, with the translated sequence MMCERKQATSETRNEYVTPSGYELDKILNRGCPAYTPCSEVWPQVYIGDEDSAKNKMKLKSLGITHVLNAAEGTWNNVDTGAGYYSDMGVVYHGVLAADTPTFDLSQYFFSAAQFIQEALSDPRNKLLVHCVMGRSRSATLFLAYLMIFQDMTLVDAMEHVKTRRRIMPNWGFLKQLRALDELLLQRRKEESQQIEKK